GataccgggttttaaacccggATCCGGAattaaaatccggtacccgaaCCGGTTTAAACCGGTTTTTCGAATCCGGATGCCGGTCCAGATTTGACCCGGGCCGAAAACCGGAACCGGAATCCGATTATTCCAGTATAACCGGATTCCGGGCCAGGCCGGATGAACAACCCTAGAGATAAGAGAAAGAAAAGTGACTGCTTTTATCAATATCCAACCACATGGAAAGAAATAAAGTGTAAAACACAAATCTTTTAGAGCACAACCGTACTTACATTCATTGACACGAGTGTATAAGTAGCTCATAAAAGTAAACTATTCATTTGTTGTTCATTTACTACTCATTCTTCGATAAACACGATTCATTGACTCAAATAAACCCACAAGACACAAATACTCACTGACTTTTGCACGTATAgcacaaaataaaattgaaaggtAAAAGAGTAAATATACACAACACATGgaagaacaataaaaatactGTTTATTAATATAGCAACTGGATAgctacttattataatagataaataataaataatgatatatgcagtCGTAGAGTATACAAGAGctgttcaatctctttaaaaagaataggatctattgttaaaaaattaatatctttttatggagatctcatatttatttatttattttaaaataatagcaCGACGCTTACACAGTCACAACTAcaactattatttctcatataaaaCACATCCGAGCAATAAGCATATTAATACTGTctaaaaaatttacaagaatTACATTAAGATTGAGTTTGGATATTGAAAAGTGTTGAGATatgttatgaatagtaataaaaaagtagataaaaaataataataaaatattagatagtagtaaaaaataatgaatagtagtaaaaagaaTAGAAGAATGATAGCTTTGCACATGTTTCTCGTGAATTACTTTCACCTTTTTCTAGAGTTAGTCTCTTGTCTTATTTATAGGTTGTGTATACATTTAGATATAAATACATCACAATTAGTGGGATTTAACACAATTACAATTAAAGTCACATAGTCAACAATGGATGGCTAAGATGTGTAGAGTCAATTATAGGAGGGCTAAGATGTGTAGAGCCAGCTGCTTCAATAACTTGTAGATTAGAATTAGCTGCTTCAGTAGAATCAGCTACTTCAATAGCTTcaataaaaagtagataaaaagtaataataaaataatttatagtagtaaaatatgttaaaaagtGTTGAAgaatcttaacatccaaacacagcATGTATTATTACTTCATGAGTTGAGACTCTCAAATTTACAAAGGAAACCGGCCAGCTTCCATTTCTCAAATTCTGAGTATATTTTGCTAACAAACAAAAAGCACATGTGTTCTTTTGTGATCAgaaccttctctctctctctctctctctctctctctctgtatatatatatatatatatatatacacacacatatatatctcTTTATTTGTTCTCCCATTCTTAAAGATAATCAGATTGAGCTGTTACGTCTTGTCACTCGAAGGAAAGAGCCGCTCTTCGTGATCTCGCCCAGTGGCTTATCGGTGAACCGGATTAAATTGTAGACCCCTGCACCCGATATGGCCCCAAGAATCGGTCCCACCATATATACCCATATCCCCTTGAATTGCCTATGCACTATTGCAGGCCCCAAGCTTCTTGCTGGGTTCATCGATGCTCCCGAAATCGGCCTGTCAAACACGTACAATACATAAACCATATTCTTATCATGACTAgcataaacaaatatatatatatatatatatatatatcatatatatacaatcaaTGCTAATTAATGGCATTGGATCAAAGTTATATACCCTGCAAACAACACGTTGAGTAGGACCGTAGAGCCAACAGCAAGGCCAGCAAGCTCTCCGATCTGCAGAAAcccaagaatatatatatatttaatcaaaGGAATGTAGAAACCAAAGAATTCATCCGTAATTGTttggtaaatttaattttacatgCGAAAATTGATCGGAGCTGAGGATCGAACTACTTACAGCTCTGTTGTCAGTGGCAACACCGGATATGATGAACATGAGGTAGAATGTGATTATGAACTCAAGCACAAAAGATTGCATGTCCGACCCGGCCGGTATTGTTCCTGGAAATCGGTTCTCTTCCCCGCTGAATATTAGCCTAAGGCTCTCGATTGCCAGTGTTGATCCCAGCACCTGAGCTATTATATAAGGCGGCACctacaaaatatatacataatttgACGAATTAAAGAACAGAAGGAAAAAATGTGTAAATCTGGCCGGTTTTGATGGCATTTTCTACAGAACATTACGATGGCATGGCCAAAAGGATTGTTGCCGGGTTTATCTCAATTAGCTTGAACACAGGCAGCATTAAAACCTGAATATTCCCCGACCAAGAATATTGAGCCAGTTTCTCTTTGTAAAGATGTTTTGCAAAGTTACAACCCCCATGAATTTACAGAATCATTTTATTgctaatatataacattaattgATCATGTTGTGGTTTTGAAAACAAATACGTTGAAGATTAAATGGTGACTGATTCTCCGACGAAAAGGTGGTCCTTATTTAAAAACTACTAAAAGTGCCAAATTAATAGCCTTTTTCTTGCAGTGCACCCAATTATATATACACCAAAGTAAGTTTGTTAGCTTACCAATTTAGACCAAAGTATACGTAAGCGGATGATGTAGTTATACCTGTTTACATGGGAATCTCTTGCAGGTAGCAAAAGCAATTGTGACAGCAGGATTAAAGTGGGCACCGGAGATGTGGCCTACGGAGTAAACCAAAACCATCACAGCCAGTCCCCACACAAGTGAAATTCCGGGCAAAGTCACCACCTTTTCATTATTCAAATTCACCACCACTGCTGCACAACCCGCAAATATCAAGAAGTACGTACCGATCACCTCGGCAATCAACTGtcaaacattaaattaaattcgcATGTTAAATTGTTTGCATACTTGgtagaagaatatatataagaattcgTATATGCATGATAGAGCTGAGAATATAGACCCCggcccccccccccaaaaaaagacAATTCAGGCGGCATGTGTTTTTCGATCGTGGACTTCTGGCATACAGTGAGGTTTGTTCATCAAGTTAAGAaacatatatgtatgcatgatcGATTAATATATCTATGGTTGAGTTGATGGGAAAGTATATCATTAATTAATGGATCGAAAATATTGGTAATTT
This sequence is a window from Carya illinoinensis cultivar Pawnee chromosome 9, C.illinoinensisPawnee_v1, whole genome shotgun sequence. Protein-coding genes within it:
- the LOC122275378 gene encoding aquaporin NIP1-2-like, giving the protein MAQDSASNGNHAVVVLNVEEGADNRSSSASKSNNEVCFCIPFLQKLIAEVIGTYFLIFAGCAAVVVNLNNEKVVTLPGISLVWGLAVMVLVYSVGHISGAHFNPAVTIAFATCKRFPCKQVPPYIIAQVLGSTLAIESLRLIFSGEENRFPGTIPAGSDMQSFVLEFIITFYLMFIISGVATDNRAIGELAGLAVGSTVLLNVLFAGPISGASMNPARSLGPAIVHRQFKGIWVYMVGPILGAISGAGVYNLIRFTDKPLGEITKSGSFLRVTRRNSSI